The Theileria parva strain Muguga chromosome 1, complete sequence, whole genome shotgun sequence DNA window TTCTGATGAAGTTACGAAGGGGTACAATCTTCCCGTAAATCCTGTGCAGAATCGTCTTGAGGTAGTCACGTTCACGCTGATCCTCAGAGTTCAGGGTGGCCAACAACTTAAGTACAAATGTTTTATCTATTGCGTTTCTTGCCATTTTGGACGTAACATCGTTTGACACAATCACTCTCAGGAATATATCGTACACTATCTGTAGGTGAGGCCAGCTCTTTTCAAGTGTAGGTTCATCGTCTTCATAGTCATAAATGTTCCTTTTCTTAGGGTTTTGAGGTAATGATCTAAACACGTTTGCGGATAGTAAATCTATGACGTCCTGTAAAATACGTTCATTTATTGAATTTCTAGTCGTACTAATGTAGTCAACAATCTCGAGAAGCACTTGGCGTTTCAACTCTATGGCCTTCTGCATTTGTTTCTTAGGGTCAAAATCAACCACAGTTTGGCATGCGATCAGTTTCTTCTGAAATAACTCAGGTCTGTTCGCTGAAGGAGTGTCTCTCAGCAGAGGCATTGAAAATACTTCCTCAATACTCTTATTATATTCTGGGTCAACATcatatattacattttCCTCaacctaaaatattttgatattctgtttatagtatttaggaaataaataaataatgtagtTAAAGTACTGATTGGTTTGATAATTTGATCACTGTATGTTCTCTTGAGGTAATTGATGGCTTTGGCTTGGGTGAAAAGGGTTCTAGATTAGGCGACTCCTGGGGTTTAGCGTCTTCAAGTCTTTGCGGTGGGCTTTTCTGACCCTTCTGACccattaatttaaatgattttgaTTGTGATGCCTTGTGCATATTATTCAGCTTGTTCCTGATGCTGAAGAAATTACGTTCTTTTACCACTCGTTTTTGCTCCTTGTTTGAGTCCTCATCGTAGAACCAGATATTATTGTCATAGGTTGCTTGTGAAAGGTTGATCCCACTGGCGTGCTTTACCTCAAAATCACTTTCATCAGAAGATGATGCGAACGGAACCGTGTGGTACCTGTAACCCACCTCAATTATATCATCGTTAAGCATTATTGTGTCTTTGCTGTCGGAACGGAAGGGTCTTTCATTTCTGTATTTATCCCATTGGGGGTTATATGGTCTTAGTTGATGCGGTTCCATATGGTCTTGGACTTCATCTTCAAACCCTCTAAGAGAGAGGGGTGATAAAGATAGCGAGCCCACTGAGCTGTCGACTAAGTATGATTCTCCGCAGGATTTGGGAGAGTTTGAACCCATTGATTTTGAGGTTACGCTTTCACACCTCATGCTGCTAGAGTCACTTAGCCGGGAAAACCAGCCCCTGCGCTCTGATTTTACTGATGCTGGAGTGTCATCTGACAAGCGGCCAGTACTTGAGGGGGTTCCGGCCCTATACTGGGCATGATCATTTTTCCTTGTGGGAGATCTTGAGAACATGTGGCCCATGCTCCGGAACAGGGATTTCTGAGGAGAATCCTCAGGACGACTGCGTGATGAGCGGGACTCATCATTATCCGAACTAGCTGATCTTTTGTCTCGAGATGAACGaaataatctaaaaattaattataaattaacaacCCAACCTCATTTTGAAAActcataaaattttttataaaattatgagCAAAAATTATGGAATTTgatcaaattaaatttcatgggttttgtttaaattttatatcaaatcaaatttaacgAGAAGATTCaatacaataatatacGTCTCTTAACTgctattaataaaaatataactaAAGTAATGTGAAATCacaaaattattgaaaatattaaaatggtTTAATAaagatataaaaatataggaagtttagtgttaaaaaaatgaatatgTGGCAAATATAAGGTTATcagataaaatttaatttgaaaaaatgtCAGGTGAGtataaaacataaaatacGACTTCTAATACCAGTAATTTGAAGTGATGTGTGTTTAAAATCTGTCAAATCttataaatagtaaaattgatCAAAAAGTAAGCCGCGGTAGCTCAGTTGGGAGAGCGTCAGACTGAAGATCTGAAGGTCCCTGGTTCGATCCCTGGCCACGGcaaattttttttatttcgtttattaaaattattaatttgttttaattaaagttttgattagaattatataaatcaaagttaaaaatactcGAATAATCCAGTTTTAGTGTGTTTCTTCGTAATTATTCCAAGATCTGTCTAAACCCCTTCTTCCTATATAGAATCAATGCCCAACTTCAAAAAcacttttaaaatattttttaattaaattctataattttattaatgtgtCATTAAAGGATCATTGGTGATTTTTGTTGTTATGATTTAAAATCGAAAAATGAAACTCCGCCATAGTCCAAATCGTCTAGAGGTTAGGACACCACGTTGTGGCCGTGGCAACCCAGGTTCGATTCCTGGTTTGGACAACCTTTTATTTCACAATATTTTcaatgtattttattttatttattggaatttaatttaattaatatacatattagATTTATCTGTACCTTTTTGTTCTACTCCCGATGTGTTAATTACAATTCTTCttttttttacattttatttaatttttcaataattgtatatataatggGAGATTTATATAATCAATATAACTCCCAGATACAAGTTACACTGGAGAGTATTAAAGATAAAGTTAAACTATGTAAAGATAATCCAaactgtaaatttatataatttactttattataatgAGGTTTAGCCGCCAATATTGGAGTGTATTTGGCAGAATTGGACAATTTGTTGAAATCTTCCGAGCAAACTGTATTTTCCTTTCCAATTTTGATCTTTAGTTAATGCAAATGGAGCTTGAGGCCAGGAGTTATTCTGACTCCTCTGGGTTTGAACGCCTAGAGCAGGTATTCTGGTATTCAATTGCTAAATTCACTAGTTTTCCTCATATTTtcttatatttaattttgatagGTCAAGGAA harbors:
- the B'GAMMA gene encoding Serine/threonine protein phosphatase 2A 57 kDa regulatory subunit B' theta isoform domain protein: MRLFRSSRDKRSASSDNDESRSSRSRPEDSPQKSLFRSMGHMFSRSPTRKNDHAQYRAGTPSSTGRLSDDTPASVKSERRGWFSRLSDSSSMRCESVTSKSMGSNSPKSCGESYLVDSSVGSLSLSPLSLRGFEDEVQDHMEPHQLRPYNPQWDKYRNERPFRSDSKDTIMLNDDIIEVGYRYHTVPFASSSDESDFEVKHASGINLSQATYDNNIWFYDEDSNKEQKRVVKERNFFSIRNKLNNMHKASQSKSFKLMGQKGQKSPPQRLEDAKPQESPNLEPFSPKPKPSITSREHTVIKLSNQSVEENVIYDVDPEYNKSIEEVFSMPLLRDTPSANRPELFQKKLIACQTVVDFDPKKQMQKAIELKRQVLLEIVDYISTTRNSINERILQDVIDLLSANVFRSLPQNPKKRNIYDYEDDEPTLEKSWPHLQIVYDIFLRVIVSNDVTSKMARNAIDKTFVLKLLATLNSEDQRERDYLKTILHRIYGKIVPLRNFIRKAIENVFIHFVYDTEVHYGITELLEILGSIINGFAIPLKEEHKHYLRKALAPLHKPNSLRTYHAALTYCMIQYINKDRTLSATILTCILNYWPSTNTQKEILFLNELEEVLSLTELPEFNLVLNQLLKRLKLCLSCTHFQIAERTLYMWNNERIMRLFNMSKATVYPALVPILNENSNTHWNSVVRTLSFNICKLLNETDSQLYQKSMESNPLDICSDEHSGLWDKLESSFMNRGNTDHSTLVN